In the genome of uncultured Fibrobacter sp., the window CAACCGCTGGCGTTGAATCCGTTCATGGGGTAGGTATCCTTGGTGTAGAATACGGTGTCTTCGCCGACTTTCCAATGCCAGGTATAAGTCGGAATGCCGCCCATGGTCCACAAGTCTTCGGTCATCAAGAGGTTGTTTTCGGTGTAGCCACGGAACCAGCCTTCTTCGTGATGGCCGCCTGCGGCAAAGAGCATGTCGAAGCCGCCGATGGCGGGGTAGTGACCGCTACGCTTGTAGAATTCGGCGATGTCGGTTTGGCCCTTCCAAGAAACTTCTTCGTCGGTGTATTTGCAAGAATCCGCGGGCGTGCAGCCGCCGGGCGGAATAATCTTCATGTCGCCGTAATTGTAGTTGAAATTCTGGTCGCTAATCATCATACCGCTGATGGTCTTTTTGCCGAAGTTATCGCGCAGGAATCCGTAGAGCTTTCTGGCGCTTTCGCTTGCATTCGGCGTGACCGGGCTGGCACTGATTTTGTATTCCGGATCCGGATGGCGTTCGACGGTAATGTAGTCTACGCCAATCGACTGGTTGCCAACAGTAATCTGGTTTTCGCCGACCTTCATTTTGGCAGACGCCGCGATGACGTAGCTTGAATCCACATTGCGCGGGGTCGTGAGCATGGAGCCCACATCGACGCCGTTGACCACGATTTTCGAGGTGATCCAGTCGTAAATCTTGATGCGCACTTTGGCGGTAATGTCGTAGACGGCGGTCTCTTCGACTTTGACGGTAAACGTCATGCCGGCCGCATCGGCGGGCTTCACGTACTTGGCGCCTTCATCGTCTGTGGTAATGTCTGCGGCGGTAACGCCCGCCTGTTCTTCTGCTTCGTACTTGGTGGGGGCGGCAAAAGCAAGTGCAGCCGCCGACAAAACGGCAAAAGCCATCAGAGTCTTACATCCCATACATCACTCCTTAATTTATGCCTTAAATATACCTTCGAATGGCCGCGATTTTCATTTTGAAAGCAAAAAAGCGGAAAAGATGTTGTCTTTTCCGCAATAGCTTAAATGGCGTTTTTTACTGAAAATCGCTTATTTTAGCGTGATTTTGTGGTTTTGTGCCAAACCGTTCGCCTGGATACGCACTAGGTACGGTCCGCGGGCGAGGCGTGAAAGCGCAATCGTGCCGTTTTGGCTCATCTTTTTCGCGAGCACGCGGTTTCCTTGCAAATCGTAAATCGAGACTTGTGCGGTTGAGGCGTTCAGGTTCACCTGCAAATCGCGACCGACAAGCTGGATTGCTGGAGCCGCTTTCTTGGAGGTGACGATGATGGTCGTCTGCATTTCGTACTTGTCCCAGCCGGGCATGTCTTCGAGCGTCAAGGTGTATTCGTTGTTCATGACGGTCTTCCAGCTTTCGGCATTGTTGTCGTTTGCCCAGCCTTCCATGGCGTAGTCGCCGTACCACGGCATGAACCAGCTCCAGTTGGCGCCATCGGCCTTCATTTCGTCGGGGTAGGGCACGGAGCCGTTTTCAGACAATGTGACGATTTTCTTGGCGCCATACATATCCTTGACTTTTTCAAAGGAACTGATGAGCGATGCGTGATTCGATTCGCGCGGGTAGTAGTAATAGTCGCGACCCACCACGTCTACGTATTCGTCACCGGGATACCAATCCAGTGCATCGGGCGCTTCGTCGGTCGTCCAAACCCAAATCAGGTTATGGAGCCCCTTCTTGTTTACAAAAGTGTCGAACATGAGCTTGTACAGGGCTACGCAGGCTTTTGCGCCGTCGGTGCCCCACCAGAACCATTTGCCGCTTGCTTCGTGAAGCGGACGCCACAGCACGGCAACGCCTTCTTTCTGGAGCGTGAGCAGGGAATCAGCAATCATTTCCATGTCGCGCATAATGGCCTTGTATTCGTCGCTGTCGGTTTTCCACTTGCCGGTGGTGGTGTCGTAGGCAAGGCCGATGCTGAATTCAGTGTAAGGGTCGTTTCCGCTAGAGAAAGTGTAGAAGGCTTCTACGCTGTGCATCGGGTCTTTCCAATGCCAGTTGAATTGCGGAATGCCGCCCTTCTTCCATACGGTCTTTGCCATTTCCAAGGAGGCATGCGTGTAGCCCTGATACCACTGCTGATCGGAATTCTTGCCGGAGGCATGCAAGAAGTCGAAACCGACGAGAACCACGTTCTTGCCGCTAGCCTTGTTGATGTAGCTGAGTTCAGTCTGGGTGTCAAAATCTTGCGGGGTGTAATTGCCGTCGTTTTCGAAGGGGCGTTCGGTCATCACGCCGCTAATGACTTTCTTGCCAAAGTTCGTGTACAAGAAGTTGTAGAGCTTCTGGGCACTTTCGGTAGGCTCTGGAGTGACGGGCTTGGGACTGATGTTCCAAGGAGTTGCTTCGAATTCGGTG includes:
- a CDS encoding glycosyl hydrolase — its product is MNTYHFLTATALAFSTYSMAAAIRVEAESAVPADDHKLEITTDANASGGKYVEMGEGDLAFTVNMPNDGYYTLYVSYKLPTERGNKTQNLTLNGSSAGQITFGSADDFTVLKAAGKIKLKKGENAIGITHSWGWVGIDYIEITEFEATPWNISPKPVTPEPTESAQKLYNFLYTNFGKKVISGVMTERPFENDGNYTPQDFDTQTELSYINKASGKNVVLVGFDFLHASGKNSDQQWYQGYTHASLEMAKTVWKKGGIPQFNWHWKDPMHSVEAFYTFSSGNDPYTEFSIGLAYDTTTGKWKTDSDEYKAIMRDMEMIADSLLTLQKEGVAVLWRPLHEASGKWFWWGTDGAKACVALYKLMFDTFVNKKGLHNLIWVWTTDEAPDALDWYPGDEYVDVVGRDYYYYPRESNHASLISSFEKVKDMYGAKKIVTLSENGSVPYPDEMKADGANWSWFMPWYGDYAMEGWANDNNAESWKTVMNNEYTLTLEDMPGWDKYEMQTTIIVTSKKAAPAIQLVGRDLQVNLNASTAQVSIYDLQGNRVLAKKMSQNGTIALSRLARGPYLVRIQANGLAQNHKITLK